One genomic segment of Sminthopsis crassicaudata isolate SCR6 chromosome 2, ASM4859323v1, whole genome shotgun sequence includes these proteins:
- the LOC141555732 gene encoding inositol monophosphatase 3-like: MAARARRLPRPALALLLLLLLAACGFLLLPSLPGATGGGQRLDLRDLLALSVAAAEAGGRRVRAVHEAGSDLQQRSKGQTREGAEELLTAGDLQSHRCMASLWASTFPGIRVISEEHDEAALDLSEPWDGKIPLEIQEMVPSGQTVAMESVTVWIDPLDATQEYTEGLLSYVTTMVCVAVHGKPVIGVIHKPFSGFTAWALVGHGANVSARDAYDERSPRLIVSRSHAGTVRTFSQKAFGTNVNIIPAGGAGYKVLSLLNLNKADQPDQADAYLHITFIKKWDICAGNAVLSALGGHMTTLDGRDIDYLDSPGNKEGLIASVGLDHLQLVKKVSALEEVVRKE; the protein is encoded by the exons ATGGCCGCCCGGGCTCGGCGCCTCCCTCGCCCGGCCTTggcgctgctgctgctgctgctgctggcgGCCTGCGGCTTCCTGCTGCTACCGTCGCTGCCCGGCGCGACGGGAGGCGGCCAGCGGCTGGACTTGCGGGACCTCCTGGCGCTGTCAGTGGCCGCAGCCGAAGCCGGCGGCCGGAGGGTGAGGGCTGTCCATGAAGCCGGCTCCGATTTGCAGCAGAGAAGCAAGGGCCAGACCCGGGAGGGCGCGGAGGAACTGCTCACCGCGGGGGACCTGCAGTCCCACCGCTGCATGGCCAGCCTGTGGGCCAGTACCTTCCCCGGCATTCGG GTAATTTCTGAGGAGCATGATGAAGCTGCCTTGGACCTTTCAGAGCCTTGGGATGGAAAGATACCGCTGGAAATCCAGGAGATGGTCCCAAGTGGCCAGACAGTGGCGATGGAGAGTGTGACAGTCTGGATTGATCCTTTGGATGCTACCCAGGAGTACACAG AGGGTCTCCTGTCTTATGTGACCACTATGGTATGTGTGGCAGTGCATGGGAAGCCAGTCATTGGAGTAATCCACAAACCCTTTTCAGGGTTCACAG CTTGGGCACTGGTTGGACATGGGGCCAATGTGAGTGCCCGGGATGCATATGATGAAAGGAGTCCTCGACTCATTGTTTCCCGATCCCATGCTGGGACTGTGCGCACCTTTAGCCAGAAAGCTTTTGGGACCAACGTGAACATCATCCCTGCTGGGGGAGCAG GATATAAGGTGCTGTCCCTCTTGAACCTTAACAAGGCTGACCAGCCAGATCAAGCAGATGCCTACCTCCACATTACCTTTATCAAGAAGTGGGACATCTGTGCAGGGAATGCTGTGCTCTCAGCCCTTGGAGGTCACATGACCACCCTGGATGGGAGAGACATTGATTACCTGGATTCCCCAGGGAACAAGGAAGGGCTAATCGCCAGTGTGGGTCTGGACCATCTGCAGCTGGTGAAGAAAGTCAGTGCTTTGGAGGAGGTGGTAAGAAAAGAATAA